AAAAAATCAGATTATCCAACCTATTACCAATTACATTTCCTTTTTTAAAAATCAATCAGATAGCTATTTTCGTATTCAATTAACCCCCCTCTTAATAAAAAAAGTAATTATCAAAGTAACTTATTCTAAACCTATCTGAAGAATATTCCCATCTGGATCAGATAAAAAGAATACTCTTATATTATTTTCTCTTCTACTCAGAACTTTAAAGTTCTCTGACTCCAATAATCTATAGTAATAGAATATTTTATATGGATTTTCTTCCTTTATTGCTAATGAAAGCTTTTTAATCGATACAAAACTATCAGAGGGATTTTTAAATGAACCATTATCAGTTTCCCTTAAATTCATTCTAATTCTGTGAAGAGATGTCTTTATCGATTCATTACTTACCCTTAACATTTGAGATATTTCTTTTGAACTGAATTGAAAAACGTCCTTTAATGTAATTAACATTGCTTGTCGCAAAGGTAGTTTGTAAAAGAGGATTTCTAATAAACTATCCCACTCGGGGGAATGATAAGAACCTGCAAAAATCTCTGTTCCTTCTATTAGAATTTCAGACTTTTTCCGTTTACCATCAATGAAATGATTTCTTGCTGTTTTGTACAAAAACGATAAATTTAAGTCCCTCTCAGAATCTCTCAGAAAA
The sequence above is a segment of the Psychrobacillus sp. FSL K6-2836 genome. Coding sequences within it:
- a CDS encoding RNA polymerase sigma factor: MKLQLEDHTDKLYRYCLTLTNNKWDAEDLVQEAFIKCYKAFLRDSERDLNLSFLYKTARNHFIDGKRKKSEILIEGTEIFAGSYHSPEWDSLLEILFYKLPLRQAMLITLKDVFQFSSKEISQMLRVSNESIKTSLHRIRMNLRETDNGSFKNPSDSFVSIKKLSLAIKEENPYKIFYYYRLLESENFKVLSRRENNIRVFFLSDPDGNILQIGLE